agaagtccggcctggccccattcactataatggggacgggcggCAGATGCGGCTACAGAACCGGAAAACATGCAGAGAGGCGGTCGGACAAAAACCACAGTtttgataggggggggggggtactgagtACTACTAGAGTGGGGAGAAAGAAGCACTCTCATATGACACtcactctcctcactgcaggagatggAATCATCACGGGCCCATAGATTTTCTATTGAGTCCATCTTGCTTcctctcctgcagtgaggagaaagAGAAGAATGTGCAAGTCATTCTCTTGCCTCATTCTAGCAATAAGTGAAGGTCTCAGCACTCATACCCCCACTAATCGAAACTTTTAATATATCTCTATGACATATAAAAAGTTTTATCAAAACTCAGTAACCCTTTAATAAGTCGGATTTTACAAAAAGACAAACCCCTCCACctcttttatcttttttaaatACATAGAATTTTATAGATTTACATTTACTTTCGCAACTATATCAACCATTAAAACTATTACAATGACTATATTGAAACATTAGCAATCGATGGAGAAGGCTTGAGAGCCATTTAgttgatatattttatttttattgctccTTTATTGGTTTCAGGCCATCATTTGCTGTACCTCTTCCAACAGTACACACGAGTGCGCTGACCAATTTTCTAAACTATTTAAAATTGGATTAAACCTAATAAGTAGGTACACCTATACAAAGCTAATATTTGAAAAGttaaaataaacaataatttAAACAAGTAATTCTCAACCTTGTTATAAATGTTTCCACAACAGGGGACTGTTGCCCATACTTTCATTGTAGGCATGGGTAAAGAAGAACTATATCATTATTTCCCAATGTTATAATTTGAAGTCTGAAATCAGTATAAATTTCCTTATGTAAAAGTGACATGTCTTGTTGCTGTCTACTAGTTAGCCAGTTAGCAAGGGTTCTTGGGAACCTTGATTAGAAAACATTGCTTTAATCCATACTTCATTCATTGAAATCAACATGGCTGCACCCTGTTGATTTACTTATTTACATTCACAACAGCTTGATCATAGATGATTAAAAGATAGCTCTGACTAAGAATGTATGCAGAATAAAATCATTATCCAATCTTGACGTTCTTCGTTTGATGTTAGAAGCTCTTTAATAATGTAAATGGCGTTCAGTGAATACACAGTACACAAAGAAAATGAATGGCCTGTGTAATGTAGCTGGTTCTATTTCATGTTTCTTCAGAATTGTACTGCtctactgctatatctgtattccGCCTATAGTTCATTACTTTTCTTTATTTGCTAAATTCCATTGTAATACCATCTTGAGATGCGTTCACACTGACATTTGAAATTCCGATATTCTGTTCTGCCTGCAGTGGTATTTTTTCCGGAAGAATGTTGGTATTTATGGTGGAAAACTGGTGGACTTTTTTATAGTGAATAGTGTCCGTCATACACCTGATACGGCAATTCCGGTATTTTGTTCTTATGCTGGGACAGAATACTGTAATTTCAAATGCTCATTTGAAAAAAGCTTAAGATGGCCATTCCAGCTAGTAGATTAATATAGGACAAACCTGATGAGTTTGACAGGACAGAACCATGTAATGTATATGGGAGCCTCTTGACTTCCCCCTCCAATGGAGATAAGGGTCAGACAGTTGGTTTTAAACATgcttgatccttttgttcttgtaAAGAATACTTTTGTATATAACTGACATACAGGCAAATGAAAGGAGAGCAACCCATGAGGAAGCTATAACCCTCTAATATGATGCCTACATGCCAATGAGGTCTCAGATCACAGCTGCAACCACAAGTTTGTAActacttttaatatttttctcaTAATTTCTGCTTCAATAAGACTTTCTTCAATAAAACCACAATTTTATAAGGAACCCAAGTCATGCTGCTATAATGAATAACAAGAGAAATTATAACAAATCATAGcatattttacagccttttcggCGGAGCATGTGGGTTTGTCACTACCAAATGTAAACATATTTTCTCGTATTATATCAAAATATATTTCAATTGTTAAACTACACTGCCCGTCCccaaaaaagtcaccaccaaaaatattttgttggaccgcctttagctttgattatggcacgcattcactgtggcattgtttcgataagcttctgcaatgtcacaagatttatttccatccagtgttgcatacatttttgtaaattaatgccgtatacagcattccggcaactgatctggaattttggatggagataataccgcagcatgctgcagtatttcctccgtccaaaacgccattcagtgactgaactgatgaccTCCTgttacatcctgaacggatttctctccattcagaatgcatgtagGTTAAAACTGATACATTTTTTACGgaattgagctcctgtgacggaactcaataccggaaaacaaaaacgctagtgtgaaagtacccttagagctgCTGTAGGGTCTAACATTAGTTTATGGTGTTTACAATGTTGTGAGAGAGATACTGTGTTCTCTAAGAAATTTCTCAATTAAGTGCTTGTTTTTGACTCAGATGGTAATAGCAAGAATCTGGTTGTGCTCTTTCAGTAGAACTCTGGTTAAATATTGTAAAACAAACGGTTGAATATGAAAAATTAGTTAAGTAAACATATGATAAAATAAGATTAATTCCTAAAAATCGGGAAAATGGTTGTAAATAAcctcagtaattttttttttttactttttaccgtCTGGGTTGAGAAAAGTGTTGCAATTATTAATATATTATTTTCATGTATTTGTTTTAATGTGGGAATATTCCGTATTTAAAATTAAATATTCAAAAAAGTATGCAGCCAACGTTTGATTACATTTGTGCTAAttacttacattgtgtgtatataaatatccTATTTCATGATTGCATGCATATGTATGATTAAGATGAATGTCCAGCTTTGAGCTTGTTTTGGAAAACATAAATGTATTTCCATAAAATACATGGAATTTGGTAATGTTTTCGCCACTAATGGGATTACCAAATCCCTGTCTATttagcagcgctcagctcatagcctgagaggcatttttttctctcaggctataagctgagcgctgcgattggccagcgctacagcatggaagAATGACGCCTGTAGGTttaactgggtggagcctaactatgaagataccggaggctataccgggagaacggagcggcgcccaggtataacagtaagtgcaggaagatccctgggtgctgctctacatgtctgtatagttagtttagatgttttattctagtgaaaggtcctctttaaaaggtttTACTCTGGGACTTGGTTTTTTAATAAAGTTCCAGAAGGACAACTCCACGTGACAATGCTGAATTTTTAAAATTATTACCGACTTTGTAATGATGAGGCACTAGCGAATTGTGCAAGCACAGACTCAGATTGAATACTCCAGATTATGCACAACTGGGATTAAATTATGTTTTAGATTGTATGTCACATCTAATCAATCCAAAAGTATTGCAATATAAATTGCGAATCCTTCTATTAATGTTGAGTGCAATCTGCCCCTTGTGTTGTTGTCTGCACAGGAGTACAATACACAAAAGAAATATAGAAATGTAGATTAGGAATGACTGATTACTGTCACATTTTCCTGTGTCCCATGTGTTATATTCagtccacataaaaaaaaaaagttacaaaaaataaCTGACAACATCTAGCTTTTATCAGAATAAATAAGATCACCATTTTTGCTGCTGTTAGGGTTAGAAAAAAACGAGACAGCACATATCAAGTTATATCTGGTTCTATGTGTATGTGGGTATTAGGTGTAAAATATTACATCTATTAACATTAAATGGGCAGGGTTTTTGTGAAACATATTTCCCTTCTGAATGCTTTTCCTTTTgtacatattttttaataattgtcCACCAAAAATGAATAGatttttaatatgtatttttaaattGCACTCAATTGTAGCAAATAGGATATCTACTCTCCAGGCCACCTTAGGTGTATCACTTATTTGCTTAACAGAGTTTAATTTGTGCAAGTCAATGTTCTCCTGTTTGTCCCCATTAATAAATTCATTAGAAGGAAGTTAGTCTCCCACTGTGAGCAAACTGTCCTCATTCAGCCTGTTACAATGGAATAATTTCACATTTAGTCCAGAAAAATGATAAACAAACCAATCCTCTCCAGGTGGGGAAATCCTTGCTTGTTCTTCTAAAACAAGCCTACTTTATTCTCCTTTAAAATAAAGAATGTACACAGGACAACAGCTTCCAGTTTCACATAAATTGTGTACTGTAGGATAATTGCTAACAGAGCATTGCTAGTCTTGTTTCACACCTTGTTAGCACTGCAATTAGCTTTCTTTACATTTACTGATTGCTGTTTTGCATACTTGACTTAATTCCATCTTGGTTTAGAGCTTATGGTGCAGCTGTCTTGTAGCATTGTTATAAATTGTGGCACATGGCACACAGTGGACCATTCAACTGCAAGAGATCTAACAGTGAAGCAACTGGAAGACATGGTCCACACAAAGATGTTGGGTTTAGTGGTCGCGGTTATTTTCCTCCAAGGATGTATCTCAAGGCCTACTGAAACTACAGTGAACATAGAAGACCCCGAGCAAGTAAGATCTGAAGCTTTGAAAAGGCTATTAAAGGTTTTTGGCATTGAAGACCCACCGCATTCTCTTCATCATGTCAAACAACCACCCCAGTACATGATTGACCTTTACAACACTGTAGCTGATGCAGATGGTGTTACCAAAGACCCAGATCTTTTGGAGGGCAACACAGTCAGAAGTTTCTTTGACAAAGGTAAATCTTGCTTTCATGAAAATGCTCATTCATAAATTTCATGTTTAATTTTCATATTTATAATTTAGTTTATTTGATACTATGCAATCCTATTGTTGCAGTTACTGGctttttaattttaaatattAACAACTACTATACAATACATAATGCAATATTATTCAGAATATTTAGTTTACAATAAAACCATGCAATATATTATAGTTCTTTATCTCCCGTAATCTCTCAGTCCACAGTGACCAGATGTACTTTCTGTTCAACCTCTCAACTGTAACCAAAAATGAGAAGATTTTAACAGCCGAGATGCACCTTTTCAAACTTAAGCCAAGACCTTCAGAACATGCATACTTCAAAAGACATCATTTCTGCCAGGTGAGGGCCTGAAATtggaaatattaaatagaatatgAAAGAATGTTTTAACACTTaaacatattaaatgttatattcaTTAGACTATAACAAGAATAGCGCCTTTTAATATGATGAGCCAAGTTTACTTCACTCTTTTTCTGAAGCTGATGATTTACTTACCCTATCTTTCTGGCACAGATAAGTGTGTACCTGGTTCTGGACAAAAATAAAATGGATTTAGCACAAGGAAGAAAGCTGTTATCATCAAAACTTGTCCCTTTTCATTCTTCAGGATGGGAAGTGTTTTCAATCACGCAAGCAGTGAGTATTCTGTTTTTGTTCTACTATCTATTTATAAGAATATGTAGCATTACTTCCCAGATTAGTTCTGGAGAATGATCCATTTCAGAAGCAGAAGCATTGTCTTAATCATTTGCATTGAAAactttaataatatttttttaagagGTTGTATGGGCTAggacatcaatattagattggtgggggtccgacaaccggcaccccagctgatcagctgtatgaggagacagggAACGCAGTGCGCACATGccttctcccttctctcttcctgccctctgctgctgtcccatagacatacagcagcgagcaggaagagagaagggagatggcacttgcactgtctcctcaaacagctgatcggcggggctgctgggtgtcggacccccagcaatctgatattgatgacctatcctgaggataggtcatgaatatttaAAAGCCTGGCCATACCCCTTAAGTTACTTGTACCTCATGAGAGAATTTGAAAACTTAAGGCTGTAGCATACTGGCCAATGGTTGGCCATTTCATCGTTAATGAGCGTTTGCAAGAacgcttgttagtgatgatctggcagtgtaatactgccgccgatttcCAGATGAACGAGCAAGCACTTGTTCTTTGGGCAATTGGAATCTTTCAAtaggtttaaaaatcattgtttgccggcagcagatcgtgccatctaatcacgatctgctgttggcaaacaatgattcagtatggggacgagcgatggcattagcaatcacttgtccccatactgtggaggagattgttgCATATAATAACAGCAGTCTTCTCCGGTAGCGAgcacttccctcccgacaatcgcttgcAGGATCGTTTAATCTAATACAGCCTTTAATTGTAAGGATAGTTTAGAAAGAACACTACCCAGAAGTAATGTAATCTTATCTTTTTATCTGACAGGTTCGTGCCTGGAATGATGAAAGCCACAATCATGGTATTCTTGTGACAGTGAAGAATCTCGGAGGAGGGCAAGCTGATGCTAATGTTATTCGCTTTGCCTCAGGAAAAGATCATCATGAAAGCAAGCAACCAATGCTTGTTCTCTTCACCGATGATGGGAGAAGAGGAGTTGTGTCTATGAGTAATCAGCCAGGTAAGATGGACACCATTTTAATAATATGTTATGACTCCTATAATGTTGAAAGGGAAGCTTTCAACATGCAAATACAATGTGCAAGAAGCATGTTATAGAACGGTAGGAGCTGGACAGATTGATACA
This portion of the Bufo gargarizans isolate SCDJY-AF-19 chromosome 1, ASM1485885v1, whole genome shotgun sequence genome encodes:
- the LOC122928621 gene encoding bone morphogenetic protein 2-like, with amino-acid sequence MVHTKMLGLVVAVIFLQGCISRPTETTVNIEDPEQVRSEALKRLLKVFGIEDPPHSLHHVKQPPQYMIDLYNTVADADGVTKDPDLLEGNTVRSFFDKVHSDQMYFLFNLSTVTKNEKILTAEMHLFKLKPRPSEHAYFKRHHFCQISVYLVLDKNKMDLAQGRKLLSSKLVPFHSSGWEVFSITQAVRAWNDESHNHGILVTVKNLGGGQADANVIRFASGKDHHESKQPMLVLFTDDGRRGVVSMSNQPDNLPLTIPNEPYISASNRTRMARGLQEDGHLPCQRHPLYVDFEEIGWSGWIISPRGYNAYHCKGSCPFPLGQNMRPTNHATVQSIINALKLTQGVSSPCCVPDKLFSINLLYFDDDENVVLKQYDDMVASSCGCH